The stretch of DNA GGGCGACGAGATGGTCAAGGCCGCGACGATGCCCCAGGGCCCGGACAACACCGTCCTGCTCGAGGGCGATGCGCTCACGGCGTCCGCGGCGGGCGTGACGGTCGAGGAGGACCCGGACACGTCCGAGCCGACCAGCGACCCGATCGCCCTGTTCGCCTTCTGACACCGTCATCGGGCAGGCTCGTGCCGTGTACGAGTTCGAGGCGACGCTGTGGCGCTGGCGTGAGGACGGGGCGTGGCACTTCGTCACGCTGCCGGAGGACGTGGCCGACGACATCGACGACCGGACGCCCGTGCGTGCCGGGTTCGGCTCGGTCAAGGTCGAGGTGACCGTGGGGTCCCAGACGTGGAGCACCTCGGTCTTCCCGAGCAAGGAGCTGCGCTCGTTCATCCTGCCGATCAAGAAGTCGGTCCGGGAGGCCGCCGGGTGCTCGGAGGGCGATCGAATCCTCGTGGCACTGGCCGTTCAGTCGTAGGCTGGGACCGTGAACGACCTGATCACCGACCAGCGCGGCCGACCGTTCCAG from Aeromicrobium phoceense encodes:
- a CDS encoding DUF1905 domain-containing protein, with amino-acid sequence MYEFEATLWRWREDGAWHFVTLPEDVADDIDDRTPVRAGFGSVKVEVTVGSQTWSTSVFPSKELRSFILPIKKSVREAAGCSEGDRILVALAVQS